In the Ruminococcus sp. OA3 genome, one interval contains:
- a CDS encoding putative manganese-dependent inorganic diphosphatase, translated as MALEKKQEIYILGHKNPDTDSICSAIAYADMKNRTEDGTFIPMRAGVINEETEYVLTRFQVPAPAYLADVGTQVRDMDIHKTQGTRSNVSVKNAFNLMKDNGAVTLPITDDEGYLEGLITIGDIARSYMDAYDNTVIAAARTQYRNIAETLNGEILVGDADAYFDKGKAVIGASNPDKMEEFINDGDLVILGNRSEDHLCAVEQNASCIIIALGAKVSAVIQKFARENNCVIITTPYDTLTIAKLINQSIPVRHLMKTKNLITFRTDDFTDDIRDIMGKNRHRDFPVLDRQGKYVGTVSRRNLLNINKKQVILVDHNEKSQAVDNIQEAEIIEIIDHHRIGSLQTIQPVVFRNQPVGCTATIIYQLYDEKNLEILPDIAGLLCAAIISDTLMFRSPTCTAFDKMAAKELASIAGIQIEEFAAEMFKAGSNLENKSPEEIFYQDFKKFIVDDATFGVGQINSMSAEELQHIKDRLQPNIERECGRNGLQMVFFMLTNIMDESTELLLNGEGAAHLVTQAFEDAEITEGFCKLPGVVSRKKQLIPAFMRALQES; from the coding sequence ATTGCATTGGAGAAGAAACAGGAGATATACATTTTAGGACATAAAAATCCGGATACAGACTCAATTTGTTCAGCGATTGCATATGCTGATATGAAGAACCGTACAGAAGACGGTACATTTATACCAATGAGAGCGGGAGTCATCAACGAGGAAACGGAATATGTGCTGACGAGATTTCAGGTACCTGCACCGGCATATCTGGCGGATGTTGGGACTCAGGTACGGGATATGGATATTCACAAGACGCAGGGAACCAGAAGCAACGTATCTGTAAAAAATGCATTTAATCTGATGAAAGACAATGGGGCCGTGACACTTCCGATAACAGATGATGAGGGTTATCTGGAAGGGCTGATCACGATCGGAGATATTGCAAGATCCTACATGGATGCCTATGATAATACCGTTATAGCTGCTGCCAGAACCCAGTATAGAAATATTGCAGAGACATTAAATGGAGAGATTCTGGTAGGTGATGCAGATGCCTATTTCGATAAAGGAAAAGCCGTGATCGGTGCATCAAATCCCGACAAGATGGAAGAGTTTATCAATGATGGGGACCTCGTAATTCTTGGAAACCGTTCGGAGGACCATCTCTGTGCGGTGGAGCAGAACGCAAGCTGTATCATTATCGCTCTTGGAGCTAAAGTTTCCGCAGTGATCCAGAAGTTTGCACGGGAGAATAACTGTGTGATCATTACAACACCTTACGATACACTTACAATAGCGAAGCTGATCAACCAGAGTATACCGGTACGGCATCTGATGAAGACAAAGAACCTCATTACATTTCGGACAGATGATTTCACAGATGATATCCGGGATATCATGGGAAAGAACAGACACAGAGATTTCCCCGTACTTGACAGGCAGGGGAAATACGTGGGTACAGTTTCCAGACGAAATCTTTTGAATATTAATAAAAAGCAGGTTATTTTAGTGGACCACAATGAGAAATCACAGGCGGTCGATAATATTCAGGAAGCGGAAATCATTGAGATCATAGATCATCACCGCATCGGTTCACTTCAGACGATACAGCCTGTTGTATTCCGCAATCAGCCGGTCGGATGTACGGCGACGATCATTTATCAGCTCTATGATGAAAAGAATCTGGAAATCTTACCGGATATTGCAGGTTTGCTGTGTGCTGCAATCATTTCAGATACATTGATGTTCCGCTCGCCGACTTGTACGGCATTTGATAAGATGGCGGCAAAAGAACTGGCAAGTATAGCCGGAATCCAGATTGAAGAATTTGCCGCTGAGATGTTCAAGGCAGGCAGCAATCTGGAGAACAAGTCTCCTGAAGAAATTTTCTATCAGGACTTTAAGAAGTTTATCGTGGATGATGCTACTTTTGGGGTTGGACAGATTAATTCTATGTCAGCTGAGGAGCTGCAGCATATCAAGGACAGGCTGCAGCCGAATATTGAGCGTGAGTGCGGACGTAACGGACTGCAGATGGTATTTTTTATGCTGACAAATATCATGGATGAGTCTACAGAGCTGCTGCTAAACGGTGAGGGAGCGGCGCATCTGGTAACTCAGGCGTTTGAGGACGCTGAGATTACAGAGGGGTTTTGCAAACTTCCGGGTGTTGTATCCAGGAAAAAGCAACTGATCCCGGCATTTATGAGAGCCCTTCAGGAGTCATAG
- a CDS encoding ATP-binding protein, producing the protein MDKTEYQIKLDQINELVDKQDFEGALEIVDTIDWRRVKSVRTLCMVADIYEVNDRLDDGKRILLLAYKRSSIGKIILYRLVEVCLKLGETDEAVDYYTEYEQNAPGDSSKYILKYKIYKAKRAPIEDLIAILEEYKSKEYTERWAYELARLYQKAGMKEKCVQECDDLILWFSEGKYVVKAMELKMDYESLTPSQQAKYDSRDLEEDKEPETPKPVRSIKKKPSEKTVNPEIQPDFSEPEGLAEAEAAIASQPQEESADESVTYAQPGPIEPEKLQEKLASSLRDVLSGIHKTKELLMPRYDDEEEEEQLGAQSSIDYQSVKELEPESFGNTTVLPAEKLQKIRTQEPENPQPAAVSEEEPAEKDDVLRQLLEETASQMAQQITTGEFQKEEEAAAVQETAEEKTEEAAAEEESSEEEAAAPEAEILTDTLQEKEEASENEPQEPVSDDLIRDLMAEGFEEEDEEETAEEAAETEDIRLEESIIAQVFAESEEPQGAEQTGDTQEFSLEDEYAKQMILQKEPSNESEHGKSIEERILEEETPEERRTRILNDTRPDKLSDEQKKLFSYFAKVPGMDDQILNAMTGVYNNAGDKTSKRGNIAVMGRPGSGKTRLTDSLVLAICKDLGLEAVKMARIDGESFNEKDPVQVVGKLAGGFLLIEHAGGMSEDTINQLSRALSFRTDSLVLIIEDEKTSMRSLLNQHPEFAEKFDAVISIPVFTNDELVTFARTYAREQGYKIDELGVLALYTRIGEKQTEEEPMTVASVKEMIDYAISKAHRGKIGRKVSSRRLDPEGRIILFEKDFDF; encoded by the coding sequence TTGGACAAGACGGAATATCAAATAAAATTGGACCAGATCAATGAACTGGTTGATAAACAGGATTTTGAGGGGGCACTTGAGATTGTAGACACGATCGACTGGCGCAGAGTAAAAAGCGTCAGAACACTTTGCATGGTGGCTGATATCTATGAAGTGAATGACAGGCTGGATGACGGCAAGAGGATATTACTCCTGGCATATAAGAGGTCATCCATTGGAAAGATCATCCTGTATCGTCTGGTGGAGGTATGTCTGAAGCTGGGAGAGACGGATGAAGCAGTCGATTATTATACGGAATATGAGCAAAATGCACCGGGTGACAGTTCAAAATATATTCTGAAATATAAGATATATAAAGCCAAAAGAGCACCCATTGAAGATCTCATAGCGATTCTGGAAGAATATAAGAGCAAAGAATACACAGAACGCTGGGCATATGAGCTGGCTCGTCTTTACCAGAAGGCCGGAATGAAAGAAAAATGCGTTCAGGAATGCGATGATCTGATCCTCTGGTTCAGCGAGGGAAAATATGTCGTAAAAGCCATGGAACTTAAGATGGACTATGAGTCACTGACTCCATCACAGCAGGCGAAATATGACAGCAGAGATCTTGAAGAAGATAAGGAACCGGAAACGCCTAAACCGGTAAGATCAATAAAAAAGAAACCATCAGAAAAAACGGTGAATCCAGAAATACAACCGGATTTTTCAGAGCCGGAAGGTCTGGCAGAAGCTGAAGCGGCGATTGCGTCGCAGCCTCAGGAGGAATCTGCAGATGAATCCGTGACTTATGCCCAGCCGGGTCCGATAGAACCCGAAAAGCTGCAGGAAAAACTGGCATCCAGTCTGAGAGACGTGTTGTCGGGTATACATAAAACAAAAGAACTGCTGATGCCCAGATATGATGACGAGGAAGAAGAGGAACAGCTTGGGGCGCAGTCCAGTATCGATTATCAGTCAGTGAAAGAGCTGGAACCGGAAAGCTTCGGAAATACGACGGTACTGCCGGCAGAGAAACTTCAGAAAATACGTACTCAGGAACCGGAGAATCCACAGCCTGCAGCTGTATCAGAGGAAGAACCCGCCGAAAAGGACGATGTTCTCCGTCAGCTGCTGGAGGAGACAGCCAGCCAGATGGCACAGCAGATTACTACCGGAGAATTCCAGAAAGAGGAAGAAGCTGCTGCCGTTCAGGAAACTGCAGAGGAGAAGACAGAAGAAGCTGCAGCAGAAGAGGAGTCCTCAGAGGAAGAGGCAGCCGCTCCCGAAGCGGAAATCTTGACGGACACCTTGCAGGAAAAAGAAGAGGCCTCAGAGAATGAACCTCAGGAGCCGGTGAGTGATGATTTGATTCGCGATCTTATGGCAGAGGGATTTGAAGAGGAGGACGAAGAAGAAACCGCGGAGGAAGCTGCGGAAACTGAAGATATCAGACTGGAAGAGAGTATTATTGCTCAGGTGTTTGCGGAAAGTGAAGAACCGCAGGGTGCTGAACAGACGGGAGATACACAGGAGTTTAGTCTGGAGGATGAGTATGCAAAGCAGATGATTTTGCAGAAAGAGCCTTCAAATGAATCTGAACACGGGAAATCGATCGAAGAACGGATTCTGGAAGAAGAGACTCCGGAGGAGAGAAGAACACGTATTCTGAATGATACACGCCCTGACAAACTTTCAGATGAACAGAAGAAACTGTTCTCATATTTTGCAAAAGTTCCGGGCATGGATGATCAGATTCTGAATGCGATGACAGGCGTTTATAATAATGCGGGTGATAAGACGTCAAAGCGGGGCAATATTGCAGTTATGGGAAGGCCGGGAAGCGGAAAGACCAGGCTGACAGACAGTCTGGTGCTTGCAATATGTAAGGACCTGGGGCTGGAAGCTGTGAAGATGGCACGCATTGACGGGGAATCCTTTAATGAAAAAGATCCGGTTCAGGTGGTAGGTAAATTGGCTGGTGGATTTTTGCTGATAGAGCATGCCGGAGGAATGTCGGAAGATACGATCAATCAGTTGTCAAGGGCACTTTCGTTTCGGACAGACAGTCTGGTGCTTATCATTGAAGACGAAAAAACGAGCATGCGCAGCCTGTTGAATCAGCATCCTGAATTTGCGGAGAAGTTTGACGCAGTCATATCCATACCGGTATTTACCAACGATGAGCTTGTAACCTTTGCAAGAACTTATGCCAGAGAGCAGGGATATAAGATCGATGAACTGGGTGTACTGGCACTGTATACCAGAATCGGAGAAAAGCAGACAGAGGAAGAGCCAATGACCGTGGCAAGTGTTAAAGAAATGATCGATTACGCCATTTCAAAAGCTCACAGAGGTAAAATAGGCAGAAAAGTTTCCAGCAGAAGACTGGATCCGGAAGGACGTATTATTCTTTTCGAAAAAGATTTTGATTTTTAA
- the rsmA gene encoding 16S rRNA (adenine(1518)-N(6)/adenine(1519)-N(6))-dimethyltransferase RsmA, with product MSEQKTPRLGNPKETIAVLQKYNFTFQKKFGQNFLIDTHVLDKIIAAAGITKEDFVIEVGPGIGTMTQYLACAAREVCAVEIDKALIPILEDTLKGYDNVSIINEDILKVDIRKLAEEKNQGRPVKVVANLPYYITTPIIMGLFENHVPLASVTVMVQKEVALRMQAAPGTKDYGALSLAVQYYAEPYLVANVPPNCFMPRPNVGSAVIRLKRYDSPPVSVNDERLMFRIIRASFNQRRKTLVNGLKNSGEFEYPKEAIEQAIVECGLSRNIRGEALTLDEFARLSNVLESISK from the coding sequence ATGAGTGAACAGAAAACCCCACGTCTGGGAAATCCAAAGGAAACCATTGCGGTACTGCAGAAATATAATTTTACTTTTCAGAAAAAGTTTGGACAGAACTTTTTGATTGATACACATGTTCTGGACAAGATCATCGCTGCTGCGGGAATTACAAAAGAAGACTTTGTGATAGAGGTCGGACCGGGAATCGGTACGATGACACAGTATCTGGCGTGTGCAGCCAGAGAAGTCTGTGCAGTAGAGATTGATAAGGCATTGATTCCGATTCTTGAGGATACTTTGAAGGGTTATGACAATGTAAGTATCATAAATGAAGATATTTTGAAAGTAGATATCAGGAAACTGGCTGAGGAAAAGAATCAGGGAAGACCGGTCAAGGTCGTGGCAAATCTCCCCTATTATATTACGACACCTATCATTATGGGATTGTTTGAGAACCATGTGCCGCTGGCATCTGTCACTGTCATGGTTCAGAAAGAGGTAGCGCTTAGAATGCAGGCAGCTCCGGGAACGAAGGACTACGGTGCACTTTCGCTTGCAGTTCAGTATTACGCAGAACCGTACCTTGTTGCAAATGTGCCCCCTAATTGTTTTATGCCAAGACCCAATGTAGGAAGTGCGGTGATCCGTTTAAAAAGATATGATAGTCCACCTGTCTCTGTTAATGATGAGAGGCTGATGTTCAGGATCATCAGAGCTTCCTTTAACCAGAGAAGAAAAACGCTTGTCAATGGTCTGAAAAATTCAGGAGAATTTGAATATCCGAAAGAAGCCATAGAACAGGCGATAGTGGAATGTGGACTTTCGCGCAATATCAGGGGCGAAGCATTGACACTGGATGAATTTGCCCGGTTAAGCAATGTTCTGGAAAGTATCTCGAAATAA
- a CDS encoding S1 RNA-binding domain-containing protein — MDKENNNTPTMADFENELDASFKKVEEGDILTGTVIAVSEEEVTLDLQSYTEGIIRTEDFSREPGFMVKDEVQVGDTVTATVIKTDNGHGSILLSKVEANDVLAWQKLKQMKEDKTVLDVIVKGIVKSGVVAYVEGIRGFIPISKLSLEYIEDTTPYLNQPLQVQVFEVDENNRKLILSAKELLREKAGEERRRKISNVEIGLVTEGTVETIKPYGAFVNLGNGLSGLVHISQISEKRIKSPDAVLNVGDVVKVKITAVKDGKISLSMKALNDATATDIVEESYELPESESATTSLGSLFSNIKLD, encoded by the coding sequence ATGGACAAAGAAAACAACAACACCCCCACCATGGCCGATTTCGAGAATGAGCTTGACGCTTCTTTTAAGAAAGTCGAAGAAGGCGATATTCTTACAGGCACCGTCATTGCAGTCTCAGAAGAAGAAGTCACTCTGGATCTGCAGTCCTACACAGAAGGCATTATCCGCACGGAAGATTTCAGCCGTGAACCAGGCTTCATGGTCAAAGATGAAGTTCAGGTGGGAGACACTGTCACTGCAACCGTTATTAAAACGGACAATGGTCATGGAAGTATCCTCCTTTCAAAAGTAGAAGCGAATGATGTTCTGGCATGGCAGAAACTCAAACAGATGAAAGAGGACAAAACCGTTCTGGATGTCATCGTAAAAGGTATCGTAAAAAGCGGTGTGGTCGCATATGTGGAAGGTATCCGCGGATTTATTCCCATCTCCAAGCTGTCTCTGGAATATATCGAAGACACCACGCCATATCTGAATCAGCCACTCCAGGTACAGGTTTTTGAAGTAGATGAAAACAACAGGAAACTGATCCTCTCCGCCAAAGAACTGCTTCGCGAGAAAGCGGGGGAAGAGCGCAGAAGAAAAATCTCCAATGTGGAAATTGGTCTTGTCACAGAGGGTACTGTTGAGACGATCAAACCTTATGGTGCTTTTGTCAATCTCGGCAACGGACTCTCCGGCCTCGTCCACATATCACAGATCAGTGAAAAAAGAATCAAATCCCCTGATGCCGTGTTAAATGTGGGCGACGTTGTGAAAGTAAAAATTACAGCTGTCAAAGACGGTAAGATCAGCCTCAGCATGAAAGCTTTAAACGATGCCACAGCAACAGATATCGTTGAAGAATCATATGAGCTTCCGGAGTCTGAATCTGCTACCACAAGCCTGGGGTCCCTGTTTTCAAATATTAAGTTAGACTGA
- a CDS encoding hemolysin III family protein has protein sequence MKERWKPKDPGSAVTHFIGMILALLGAAPLLIKAARVPDILHMIALAIFILSMVLLYAASTIYHTLNVNEQVNKRLKKMDHMMIFILIAGSYTPICLIVLHGKTGTLLCALVWTVAFIGILIKGLWINCPKWFSSIIYIGMGWLCVLAFSQILQTLSRPAFGWLLAGGIIYTIGGIIYALKVPLFNSKHKNFGSHEIFHLFVMGGSICHFILMYFFVAPMPV, from the coding sequence ATGAAAGAAAGATGGAAACCAAAAGATCCCGGTAGCGCTGTCACACATTTTATCGGAATGATTCTGGCGCTGCTCGGTGCCGCACCACTGTTGATAAAGGCTGCAAGAGTGCCTGATATACTTCATATGATTGCGCTTGCAATCTTCATACTCAGTATGGTATTGCTGTACGCTGCAAGCACCATATATCATACGCTCAATGTCAATGAACAAGTTAATAAACGCCTGAAAAAAATGGATCATATGATGATCTTCATATTAATTGCCGGAAGCTATACTCCCATCTGTCTGATCGTACTCCACGGAAAAACAGGAACGCTCCTCTGCGCCCTTGTTTGGACTGTGGCATTCATTGGCATTCTGATCAAGGGTCTCTGGATCAATTGCCCTAAGTGGTTTTCTTCCATCATTTACATCGGAATGGGATGGCTGTGCGTCCTTGCTTTTTCACAGATCCTGCAGACTCTTTCCAGACCGGCCTTCGGATGGCTGTTGGCGGGCGGTATCATTTACACCATAGGTGGTATCATCTATGCGCTGAAAGTGCCGCTTTTTAACTCTAAACACAAGAACTTCGGCTCACATGAGATCTTCCATCTGTTTGTGATGGGCGGCAGTATCTGTCATTTTATTCTGATGTACTTCTTTGTAGCTCCTATGCCTGTCTGA
- a CDS encoding glycogen/starch/alpha-glucan phosphorylase — protein MQNKRFDKVQFKKEVKDNVKVLYRKTIDEATPQQVFQAVAYAVKDVIIDNWLNTQETFKKEDPKTVYYMSMEFLMGRALGNNLINLTAYQEVKEALEELGFDLNVIEDQEPDAALGNGGLGRLAACFLDSLATLGYSAYGCGIRYRYGMFKQEIRDGYQIEVPDNWLKDGNPFELRRPEYAKEVKFGGYVKVEHDPATGRNNFIQEGYQSVMAIPYDMPIVGYGNGVVNTLRIWDAEAIDTFQLDSFDKGDYKKAVEQENLAKNIVEVLYPNDNHYAGKELRLKQQYFFISASIQAAVAKYKKAHSDIHRLYEKVTFQMNDTHPTVAVAELMRILMDEEGLTWEEAWEVTTKTCAYTNHTIMAEALEKWPIELFSRLLPRIYQIIEEINRRFLIEINDKYPGNQEKVKKMAIIYDGQIKMAHMAIVGGYSVNGVARLHTEILEKQELKDFYEMMPEKFNNKTNGITQRRFLLHGNPLLADWVTAHIGKEWITDLSQIKKLELYVDDKKAQAEFMNIKYQNKVRLAKYILEHNNIEVDPRSIFDVQVKRLHEYKRQLMNILHVMYLYNKIKEHPDMEFYPRTFIFGAKAAAGYKRAKLTIKLINSVADVINNDASIGGKLKVVFIEDYRVSNAEWIFAAADVSEQISTASKEASGTGNMKFMLNGAPTLGTMDGANVEIVEEVGEENAFIFGLSADEVINFEKNGGYDPNYYFNTDQEIRQVLMSLINGTFSSDTEMFRDIYDSLLNTNSSDRADTYFILADFKSYALAQEKVEAAYRDEEKWARMAMLNVARSGKFTSDRTIQQYVDEIWHLDQVKVK, from the coding sequence ATGCAAAACAAGCGATTTGACAAAGTTCAATTCAAAAAAGAGGTTAAGGACAACGTAAAGGTTCTGTACAGAAAAACGATTGATGAGGCTACACCTCAGCAGGTATTCCAGGCAGTGGCATATGCTGTGAAAGATGTAATAATTGACAACTGGCTGAACACACAGGAGACATTTAAGAAAGAAGATCCTAAGACTGTTTATTACATGTCCATGGAGTTTCTGATGGGTAGAGCGCTTGGAAATAACCTGATCAATTTAACCGCTTATCAGGAAGTAAAAGAGGCACTGGAGGAGCTGGGATTTGACCTTAATGTGATTGAAGACCAGGAACCGGATGCAGCTCTTGGAAACGGAGGTCTTGGACGTCTTGCTGCTTGTTTTCTGGATTCTCTTGCAACACTGGGTTACAGTGCATATGGCTGCGGAATCCGTTACCGTTACGGTATGTTCAAACAGGAGATCCGTGACGGCTACCAGATAGAGGTGCCGGATAACTGGCTGAAGGACGGCAATCCATTTGAACTGCGCAGACCGGAATACGCAAAAGAGGTAAAATTCGGCGGGTACGTCAAAGTAGAGCATGATCCTGCGACGGGAAGGAATAACTTTATCCAGGAAGGATATCAGTCCGTTATGGCGATCCCGTATGATATGCCGATCGTCGGTTATGGGAACGGTGTCGTAAATACACTTCGTATCTGGGATGCCGAGGCGATTGACACTTTCCAGTTGGATTCCTTCGACAAAGGTGATTACAAGAAAGCGGTTGAACAGGAGAACCTGGCGAAGAACATCGTTGAGGTACTCTACCCGAATGATAATCACTATGCGGGTAAAGAACTGCGTCTGAAACAGCAGTATTTCTTCATCTCTGCAAGCATTCAGGCTGCGGTTGCAAAATACAAAAAAGCGCACAGCGATATTCACAGACTGTATGAAAAAGTGACATTCCAGATGAATGACACACATCCGACAGTCGCAGTGGCAGAGCTTATGCGTATCCTGATGGATGAGGAAGGGCTTACCTGGGAAGAAGCCTGGGAAGTCACAACGAAGACATGTGCTTATACGAATCATACCATCATGGCAGAAGCGCTCGAGAAGTGGCCAATCGAGCTGTTTTCAAGATTGCTGCCGAGAATTTATCAGATCATTGAGGAGATCAACAGAAGATTCCTGATCGAGATCAATGATAAGTATCCTGGAAACCAGGAGAAAGTAAAGAAGATGGCGATCATCTATGACGGGCAGATCAAGATGGCCCATATGGCAATCGTAGGCGGATATTCCGTCAATGGTGTTGCAAGACTCCATACGGAGATCCTGGAAAAACAGGAGCTGAAAGACTTCTATGAGATGATGCCGGAGAAATTTAATAACAAGACGAACGGTATCACCCAGAGAAGATTCCTGCTCCATGGGAACCCGCTGCTCGCAGACTGGGTAACCGCCCATATCGGAAAAGAGTGGATCACTGATCTTTCTCAGATTAAAAAGCTGGAACTCTATGTGGATGATAAGAAGGCTCAGGCAGAGTTCATGAATATCAAGTATCAGAACAAAGTCCGCCTTGCAAAATACATCCTGGAGCATAATAATATCGAAGTTGATCCCCGCTCTATCTTTGATGTACAGGTCAAACGTCTGCACGAGTATAAACGTCAGCTGATGAATATCCTGCATGTGATGTATCTGTATAATAAGATCAAAGAGCATCCGGATATGGAATTCTATCCGAGAACCTTTATCTTCGGTGCAAAAGCGGCAGCAGGATATAAGAGAGCTAAACTGACGATCAAGCTGATCAACTCTGTTGCCGATGTTATCAACAACGATGCATCCATCGGAGGTAAGCTGAAAGTTGTATTTATCGAAGACTACCGTGTGAGCAATGCGGAGTGGATCTTTGCAGCGGCAGATGTATCGGAACAGATCTCAACCGCCAGCAAAGAGGCGTCAGGCACCGGCAACATGAAATTTATGCTGAATGGGGCTCCCACACTGGGAACCATGGACGGTGCAAATGTAGAGATTGTAGAGGAAGTCGGAGAAGAGAATGCATTTATCTTCGGATTGTCTGCGGATGAAGTCATTAACTTCGAGAAAAACGGCGGCTATGATCCGAACTATTATTTCAATACAGATCAGGAGATTCGTCAGGTGCTGATGTCCCTGATCAACGGTACATTCTCAAGCGATACAGAGATGTTCCGGGATATCTATGATTCTCTGCTGAACACAAACAGCAGTGACCGCGCGGATACATACTTTATCCTTGCGGATTTCAAGAGCTATGCGCTGGCACAGGAGAAAGTTGAAGCTGCATACAGAGATGAGGAAAAATGGGCTCGGATGGCAATGCTGAATGTGGCAAGATCCGGCAAGTTTACATCTGACAGAACGATCCAGCAGTATGTGGATGAGATCTGGCATTTGGATCAGGTGAAAGTAAAATAG
- a CDS encoding flavin reductase family protein: MGKQEWKPGNMLYPLPAVMVSVTDGKGRDNIITVAWTGTVCTNPPMVSISVRPERFSYHMIRETGEFVINLTTEDLVYATDYCGVRSGKDEDKFEKMKLHKEKASKVSAPMIQESPVNLECRVKKVEELGSHHMFLAEVVAVHADEAYINSKNKFQLFKAKPMVYSHGSYYGLGKMLGTFGYSVKKK, from the coding sequence ATGGGAAAACAGGAATGGAAGCCCGGAAATATGCTCTATCCGCTTCCGGCTGTCATGGTGAGTGTGACAGACGGAAAGGGCAGAGACAATATTATAACCGTGGCATGGACGGGGACTGTGTGCACAAATCCGCCAATGGTATCAATATCAGTGAGACCCGAACGTTTTTCTTACCATATGATCAGAGAGACGGGAGAGTTTGTGATTAATCTCACGACAGAGGACCTTGTATACGCAACAGATTACTGCGGTGTGCGTTCAGGGAAAGATGAAGATAAATTTGAAAAAATGAAACTGCACAAGGAGAAAGCATCCAAAGTCAGTGCGCCTATGATACAGGAATCTCCGGTCAATCTGGAATGCAGGGTGAAAAAAGTGGAGGAACTTGGCTCGCACCATATGTTTCTGGCTGAGGTGGTTGCAGTTCATGCCGATGAAGCCTATATAAATAGTAAGAATAAATTTCAGCTTTTCAAAGCGAAGCCTATGGTATATTCGCATGGCTCTTACTATGGTCTCGGAAAGATGCTGGGAACATTCGGGTACAGCGTGAAGAAAAAATGA
- a CDS encoding DUF1002 domain-containing protein encodes MKINRKTAGIMAVISLACAVLGPVNVQADSKADLNKPYIALGADLNQQERATVLELLDVTEDELKDYTVATVTNGMEHEYLDAYLSASVIGSRALSSVKVIGKKDGYGIKVQTKNISYCTTGMYQNALVTAGMKNADVTVAGPFNISGTAALVGAMEAYENMTGDVIQPDNVEAATNELVVTSELGEVIGDQDKAEELIGAVKDIIVAEEIQDPELIEEKVSETADKLEVSLSEEDKQQIVELMQKIADLDLDIDSLKQQAKELYDKLGSLGVDLNISKTDVDGFFAKMGTSAKELWDSIKDFFAGLFN; translated from the coding sequence ATGAAAATCAACAGAAAAACCGCCGGTATCATGGCGGTGATAAGTCTGGCATGTGCGGTGCTGGGACCGGTGAACGTCCAGGCAGACAGTAAGGCGGACCTGAACAAACCCTATATTGCATTGGGAGCTGATCTGAACCAGCAGGAGCGGGCGACAGTCCTGGAACTTCTGGATGTTACGGAGGATGAATTAAAAGATTATACGGTTGCAACCGTTACAAATGGAATGGAGCATGAATATCTGGATGCTTATTTATCTGCCAGCGTCATCGGAAGCAGGGCACTTTCTTCTGTAAAAGTCATCGGTAAAAAAGATGGGTACGGGATCAAAGTACAGACAAAAAATATTTCTTACTGCACAACGGGAATGTATCAGAATGCACTTGTAACAGCGGGTATGAAGAATGCAGATGTTACAGTAGCCGGACCGTTTAATATATCGGGAACGGCGGCTCTTGTAGGGGCAATGGAAGCCTATGAGAATATGACGGGGGATGTTATCCAGCCTGATAATGTTGAAGCCGCTACGAATGAACTCGTTGTCACCAGTGAACTGGGCGAAGTGATCGGGGATCAGGATAAGGCAGAAGAACTGATCGGTGCAGTGAAGGATATTATTGTGGCAGAAGAGATTCAGGATCCGGAACTGATTGAGGAGAAAGTGTCAGAGACGGCTGATAAACTGGAAGTATCACTGTCTGAGGAGGATAAGCAGCAGATCGTGGAACTGATGCAGAAGATCGCAGATCTGGACCTGGACATTGATTCCCTGAAGCAGCAGGCAAAGGAACTTTATGATAAACTTGGCAGCCTGGGCGTGGACCTGAATATCAGTAAGACTGACGTAGATGGATTCTTTGCTAAGATGGGCACATCAGCAAAAGAGCTTTGGGACAGCATAAAAGATTTTTTCGCCGGATTGTTTAATTAA